In the Gossypium raimondii isolate GPD5lz chromosome 9, ASM2569854v1, whole genome shotgun sequence genome, one interval contains:
- the LOC105799119 gene encoding B3 domain-containing protein REM20, with amino-acid sequence MSNFEAKNFYKVYLTTHSLRSMLIPATAVACPLTPATATLRNCNGQCWQVDLVKCDNKMYFRKGWRRFIDENSVVDGNFLIFNYVGGCVFDVKIYEFDACEKSIPYVVSEESESESESEDDGSDSDDAMNDEGADSMEVEDEEIHPEDYVQHLNPYFVAKTTKSSQRMNELYIPTGIAKDFGVSLEDGEKITLVGLYNRKSIGKVVKWKDQRTCIKGWRSVLNRNKVNLERDTCICEFLLENGQQAEMGVQTKSIQVHVISRRKPSESGIKASKKQKQK; translated from the exons ATGTCCAACTTTGAAGCTAAGAACTTCTACAAGGTTTACCTCACCACACACAGCCTTCGCTCCATG CTCATCCCAGCTACTGCTGTCGCCTGTCCATTGACGCCTGCAACAGCCACCCTTAGAAATTGTAATGGTCAGTGCTGGCAAGTGGACCTAGTCAAATGTGATAACAAGATGTATTTTCGTAAGGGCTGGAGAAGATTCATCGATGAAAACTCTGTAGTGGATgggaattttttaattttcaattatgtcGGTGGTTGTGTGTTCGATGTGAAGATATATGAGTTTGATGCTTGTGAGAAGAGCATACCTTATGTGGTGTCGGAAGAATCAGAATCAGAATCAGAATCAGAAGATGATGGTAGTGATAGTGATGATGCTATGAACGATGAAGGAGCTGATTCTATGGAGGTTGAGGATGAGGAGATCCATCCAGAAGATTATGTTCAACATTTGAATCCTTATTTTGTGGCGAAGACCACAAAGTCTTCACAGAGGATGAACGAACTG TATATTCCAACTGGTATAGCCAAAGATTTTGGAGTGAGTTTAGAAGACGGGGAGAAAATTACACTTGTTGGCCTATACAACCGGAAAAGCATTGGGAAGGTTGTGAAATGGAAGGACCAACGAACGTGCATAAAGGGGTGGAGAAGTGTGTTGAATCGAAACAAAGTCAATCTGGAGCGTGACACCTGCATTTGTGAATTCCTGCTCGAAAACGGACAACAAGCTGAAATGGGTGTGCAAACTAAGTCCATCCAAGTTCATGTTATCAGTCGCAGGAAACCTTCCGAGTCGGGGATAAAGGCTAGCAAGAAGCAAAAGCAAAAGTGA